A region of Streptomyces halobius DNA encodes the following proteins:
- a CDS encoding IS4 family transposase, with product MPRPGQVKSSADERLSDRIALGVLTRAFPPELVDEVVAGCGRVEQRHRLLPARVVVYFVLAMCLFSGQGYEEVARLITHRLERMGRWKTWRVPTTAAIGRARLRLGPEPLKALFARVCRPVATEETAGSWYRGRRLVAVDGTTFDVPDTQANAAFFGRPGVGRGGEKSAYPQARVAALVECGTHAVFAAEAGPLAVHETELAQRLFGSLTPGMLVLADRGFHSFDLWRAAAATGADLLWRVKSDAVLPVRTLLEDGSYLSQIVAARDRNRRADPAHVRVIEYTLGPEGGATTVYRLITTILAPKAASATSLAALYAQRWEIENTLDEIKTHQGGSRLVLRSQHPAGIEQEIFGFLLVHHALRDLMHQAAQHSGQDPDRISFTRTLRVIRRHVTDQAAFSPLPAGPGPDRGPA from the coding sequence GTGCCAAGGCCCGGACAGGTGAAGTCGTCGGCGGACGAGCGGTTGTCGGACCGGATCGCGCTTGGGGTGCTGACCCGCGCGTTTCCGCCGGAGCTGGTGGATGAAGTGGTCGCGGGGTGCGGCCGGGTCGAGCAGCGGCATCGGCTGCTCCCGGCCCGGGTGGTGGTCTATTTCGTGCTCGCGATGTGCCTGTTTTCCGGTCAGGGCTATGAGGAGGTCGCCAGGCTGATCACCCACAGGCTGGAGCGGATGGGCCGGTGGAAGACGTGGCGGGTGCCGACCACCGCGGCGATCGGCCGGGCCCGGCTGCGGCTGGGCCCGGAACCGCTCAAGGCCCTGTTCGCCCGGGTATGCAGGCCCGTGGCCACCGAAGAGACGGCCGGTTCCTGGTATCGGGGCCGGCGGCTGGTCGCGGTGGACGGCACCACATTCGATGTGCCTGACACCCAGGCCAATGCCGCTTTCTTCGGCCGCCCCGGGGTGGGCCGCGGAGGAGAGAAGAGCGCCTACCCGCAGGCACGGGTGGCCGCCCTCGTCGAGTGCGGCACCCACGCCGTCTTCGCGGCCGAGGCCGGGCCTTTGGCCGTGCACGAAACCGAGCTGGCCCAGCGCCTGTTCGGCTCACTGACGCCCGGAATGCTGGTCCTGGCCGACCGGGGCTTTCACAGCTTCGACCTGTGGCGGGCCGCCGCCGCGACCGGTGCCGACCTGCTGTGGCGCGTCAAGAGCGACGCGGTTCTGCCCGTGCGGACTCTGCTGGAGGACGGTTCTTACCTCTCACAGATCGTCGCCGCCCGCGACAGAAACCGCCGCGCGGATCCGGCCCACGTCCGCGTCATCGAGTACACCCTCGGTCCCGAAGGCGGCGCCACGACGGTCTACCGGCTGATCACCACGATCCTGGCCCCCAAGGCCGCGTCCGCCACCTCACTGGCCGCGCTCTACGCCCAGCGGTGGGAGATCGAGAACACCCTGGACGAGATCAAGACCCACCAAGGCGGATCCCGCCTCGTCCTGCGCTCCCAGCACCCGGCCGGGATCGAGCAGGAGATCTTCGGCTTCCTGCTGGTGCATCACGCACTGCGGGACCTCATGCACCAGGCCGCCCAGCACTCCGGCCAGGACCCCGACCGGATCTCCTTCACCCGCACCCTGCGCGTCATCCGCCGCCACGTCACCGACCAGGCGGCGTTTTCCCCCCTCCCGGCTGGCCCGGGCCCTGACCGCGGCCCTGCATGA
- a CDS encoding arsenate reductase ArsC — translation MSSTTAASVLFVCVHNAGRSQMAAGFLSHLAGDRIEVRSAGSLPADQVNPSAVEAMKEVGIDIADQSPKVLTTEAVQASDYVITMGCGDACPIFPGKKYLDWALEDPAGKGVESVRPIRDEIKTRIEALIAEIDAEAAK, via the coding sequence ATGTCCTCCACCACCGCCGCGTCCGTGCTGTTCGTCTGCGTCCACAACGCCGGCCGCTCGCAGATGGCCGCCGGATTCCTCTCCCACCTCGCCGGCGACCGCATCGAGGTCCGCTCCGCAGGCTCCCTGCCCGCCGACCAGGTCAACCCCTCCGCGGTCGAGGCGATGAAGGAGGTCGGCATCGACATCGCCGACCAGTCGCCGAAGGTCCTGACTACCGAGGCCGTCCAGGCGTCCGACTACGTCATCACCATGGGCTGCGGCGACGCCTGCCCGATCTTCCCCGGCAAGAAGTACCTCGACTGGGCCCTGGAAGACCCCGCAGGCAAGGGCGTCGAGTCCGTCCGGCCCATCCGCGACGAGATCAAGACCCGCATTGAGGCTCTGATCGCCGAGATCGACGCGGAGGCAGCCAAGTGA
- a CDS encoding cation:proton antiporter codes for MHSSAVFLIEFGAIILSLGLLGRFAGRFHFSPIPLYLLAGLAFGEGGLLPLGTSEEFVAIGAEIGVVLLLLMLGLEYTASDLVSNLKTQYPAGLLDAALNALPGAAMALLLGWGPVATVVLAGVTWISSSGVIAKVMGDLGRLGNRETPVILSILVLEDLAMAVYLPIITALLAGVSLAAGSLTLAIALGVAGLVLFVALRYGRVISRFVSSDDPEKLLLVVLGLTLLVAGIAQQLQVSAAVGAFLVGIALSGEVAEGAHNLLSPLRDLFAAVFFVFFGLHTDPASIPPVLLPALALAVVTACTKIATGYWAAKRAGISAKGRWRAGGTLVARGEFSIVIAGLAVTAGIEPSLGPLATAYVLVLVIIGPLTARYTEPLATRLTGRRKQPPAARATKTEALPEALEPVDDGTARRA; via the coding sequence GTGCACTCGTCCGCTGTCTTTCTGATCGAATTCGGCGCGATCATCCTCAGCCTGGGACTCCTGGGCCGCTTCGCCGGACGTTTTCACTTCTCTCCGATCCCTCTCTACCTACTGGCCGGGCTCGCCTTCGGTGAGGGCGGTCTGCTGCCGCTCGGTACGAGTGAGGAGTTCGTCGCCATCGGCGCCGAGATCGGCGTCGTCCTGCTCCTGCTGATGCTCGGCCTGGAATACACCGCCAGCGATCTGGTCTCCAACCTCAAGACCCAGTACCCGGCCGGGCTCCTCGACGCCGCCCTGAACGCCCTGCCGGGCGCGGCGATGGCCCTGCTGCTCGGCTGGGGCCCGGTGGCCACCGTGGTCCTGGCCGGGGTCACCTGGATCTCCTCCTCCGGCGTCATCGCCAAGGTCATGGGCGACCTCGGGCGGCTCGGCAACCGCGAAACCCCGGTGATCCTGAGCATCCTGGTCCTCGAAGACCTCGCCATGGCCGTTTACCTGCCCATCATCACCGCTCTCCTGGCCGGAGTGAGCCTGGCCGCCGGAAGCCTCACCCTGGCGATCGCCCTGGGTGTCGCCGGACTGGTGCTGTTCGTCGCTCTCCGGTACGGACGGGTCATCTCCCGTTTCGTCTCCAGCGACGACCCGGAGAAGCTGCTGCTCGTGGTGCTGGGCCTGACGCTGCTTGTCGCAGGCATAGCCCAGCAGCTTCAGGTGTCCGCAGCTGTTGGCGCGTTCCTGGTGGGCATCGCCTTGTCCGGGGAGGTCGCCGAGGGCGCGCACAACCTGCTCAGCCCCTTGCGGGACTTGTTCGCGGCGGTGTTCTTCGTCTTCTTCGGGCTGCACACCGACCCCGCCAGCATCCCGCCCGTCCTCCTCCCGGCACTTGCCCTGGCGGTGGTCACCGCCTGCACGAAGATCGCCACCGGGTACTGGGCGGCGAAGCGCGCCGGGATCTCCGCCAAGGGCCGGTGGCGGGCCGGCGGCACGCTGGTCGCCCGTGGTGAGTTCTCCATCGTCATCGCCGGACTCGCCGTCACCGCCGGCATCGAACCCTCCCTCGGCCCGCTCGCCACCGCCTACGTGCTGGTGCTGGTCATCATCGGCCCGCTCACCGCCCGCTACACCGAACCCCTCGCCACCCGCCTGACCGGGCGCCGCAAGCAGCCTCCCGCAGCCCGGGCCACGAAGACGGAAGCCCTCCCGGAGGCACTGGAGCCGGTGGACGACGGCACGGCCCGCCGGGCATGA
- a CDS encoding potassium/proton antiporter: MTLQELYLALLVGGAVLLASIAAARMAHRIGLPGLLLFLAVGVILGEDVLGLEFDDAGLAQSLGIAALAVILVEGGLTTQWTDVRRLLLPAGVLATVGVAVSVMVTAAGAHWLLGMDWHLALLLGAIVSSTDAAAVFAVLRALPLPQKVSGLLEAESGFNDAPTIILVLVFSTAAEDLPDAAHIVGNVVYQLGVGGALGLAMGRLGVAALRHIALPATGLYPLATVGFGIIAFAAAGAVNASGIIAAYLAALVLGNAKLPHRAAIRSFAEGTGWLAQIGLFVMLGLLVTPRELPSAVLPAVAVGLVLVLAARPVSVLACLLPFRLPWREQAFISWAGLRGAVPIVLATFPIVEGVSGAIDVLNIVFVLVVLFTLLQGPSLPAVARRLGLVRPDALREVQVETAPLDVLDADLLTVIIPPGSRLKGVAVFELRLPPPTMLTLIVRGGVTIVPRQDTVLRTGDELLLITTPKVREAAERRLRAVGRRGKLARWFGEQGDPGPTGRVTG, translated from the coding sequence GTGACGCTGCAGGAGCTGTATCTGGCCCTGCTGGTCGGCGGCGCGGTGCTGCTGGCCAGCATCGCCGCGGCCCGCATGGCGCACCGGATCGGGCTGCCCGGTCTGCTGCTGTTCCTCGCCGTTGGCGTGATCCTCGGTGAGGACGTCCTCGGTCTGGAGTTCGATGACGCGGGGCTGGCCCAGTCCCTCGGCATCGCGGCTCTGGCGGTGATCCTCGTCGAGGGCGGTCTGACCACGCAGTGGACGGACGTCCGGCGGCTGCTGCTGCCTGCCGGGGTGCTGGCGACGGTGGGTGTGGCCGTGTCGGTGATGGTCACCGCGGCCGGGGCGCACTGGCTTCTGGGGATGGACTGGCATCTGGCGCTGTTGCTGGGTGCGATCGTCTCGTCCACGGATGCGGCGGCGGTTTTCGCGGTACTGCGGGCGCTGCCGCTGCCGCAGAAGGTGTCGGGGCTGCTGGAGGCCGAATCGGGGTTCAACGACGCGCCCACCATCATCCTGGTGCTGGTCTTCAGCACCGCGGCCGAGGACCTGCCCGATGCGGCGCACATCGTCGGCAACGTCGTGTACCAGCTCGGCGTGGGCGGTGCCTTGGGGCTGGCCATGGGGCGCCTTGGTGTCGCTGCCCTGCGGCACATCGCGCTGCCGGCCACGGGCCTGTATCCGCTGGCGACGGTGGGCTTCGGCATCATCGCGTTCGCCGCCGCCGGCGCCGTGAACGCCAGCGGCATCATCGCCGCCTACCTCGCCGCGCTCGTCCTGGGCAACGCCAAGTTGCCGCATCGCGCTGCAATCCGCTCCTTCGCAGAGGGAACGGGCTGGCTGGCCCAGATCGGCCTGTTCGTCATGCTCGGCCTCCTGGTGACCCCAAGGGAGCTGCCCTCCGCCGTCCTCCCGGCCGTCGCGGTCGGGCTCGTTCTCGTGCTCGCGGCCCGGCCCGTCTCCGTGCTCGCCTGCCTGCTGCCGTTCCGGCTGCCGTGGCGCGAGCAGGCGTTCATCTCCTGGGCCGGACTGCGCGGCGCGGTCCCGATCGTGCTGGCCACCTTCCCCATCGTCGAAGGGGTCAGCGGCGCCATCGACGTGCTGAACATCGTCTTCGTCCTGGTGGTCCTGTTCACCCTGCTCCAGGGCCCCAGCCTGCCCGCCGTCGCGCGCAGGCTCGGCCTGGTCCGTCCTGATGCCCTGCGGGAGGTCCAGGTCGAGACGGCCCCACTGGACGTGCTGGATGCGGACCTGCTCACCGTCATCATCCCGCCCGGTTCACGGCTCAAAGGGGTGGCCGTCTTCGAACTGCGCCTGCCGCCGCCGACCATGCTCACCTTGATCGTCCGGGGCGGCGTCACCATCGTCCCGCGTCAGGACACGGTGCTGCGTACGGGGGACGAGCTGTTGCTGATCACGACACCGAAGGTGCGGGAGGCCGCCGAACGACGGCTGCGTGCCGTCGGCCGCCGTGGCAAACTCGCCCGCTGGTTCGGTGAGCAAGGCGATCCGGGGCCCACCGGCCGGGTCACCGGCTGA
- a CDS encoding CBS domain-containing protein, which translates to MRAGDLAEPYPAVCTDDDAMDAARLFVERRLPALLVLDRDGRPYAIVPGSQLLKVMVPDFVLRDTSLARTFVEGDVQTLSEALAGLSVAQWLPGPRVLPTVVGLSADVLEVAALMVTTRTPLVAVVESDGERTRTTGAISAARLMEHFLDQP; encoded by the coding sequence ATGCGTGCGGGCGATCTGGCGGAGCCGTATCCGGCGGTGTGTACGGACGACGACGCCATGGACGCGGCTCGTTTGTTCGTGGAGCGGCGGTTGCCGGCGCTGTTGGTGCTCGATCGCGATGGGCGGCCGTACGCGATCGTGCCTGGTTCGCAGCTGCTGAAGGTCATGGTGCCCGACTTTGTGCTGCGAGATACGTCTCTGGCCAGAACCTTCGTGGAGGGGGATGTGCAGACGCTGTCGGAGGCGCTGGCCGGGCTCTCGGTAGCGCAGTGGCTGCCGGGGCCACGTGTCCTGCCGACGGTGGTCGGACTGAGTGCCGACGTCTTGGAGGTTGCTGCGCTGATGGTGACGACGCGTACCCCGTTGGTGGCCGTTGTCGAGTCGGACGGGGAGCGGACACGGACGACGGGCGCGATCAGCGCGGCTCGGTTGATGGAGCATTTCCTGGACCAGCCGTGA
- a CDS encoding cation:proton antiporter regulatory subunit, which produces MPVPRLSSTPLPGIGARYDLTTREHRRLSVVAHRDGGRTLNAYRNDDPDECALSVKLTAGETAALIDALMPSHHSPNLLSTTDLGLVAECIELSSVSYWNGRVLGDTRMRTETGVSIVAVLRRAEAIPSPGPEFRLAGGDILIVIGTREGVEAAATILGRD; this is translated from the coding sequence GTGCCCGTTCCACGCCTGAGCAGTACACCGCTCCCTGGGATCGGGGCCCGCTACGACCTCACCACCCGCGAGCACCGCCGTCTGTCGGTGGTCGCCCACCGCGACGGGGGACGCACCCTCAACGCCTACCGCAACGACGATCCGGATGAGTGCGCGCTGTCGGTGAAGCTCACCGCCGGTGAGACAGCGGCGCTGATCGACGCGCTGATGCCCTCGCACCACAGCCCTAATCTGCTGTCGACCACCGATCTCGGTCTGGTCGCTGAGTGCATTGAGCTGTCCTCCGTCTCGTACTGGAACGGCCGGGTGCTGGGTGATACCCGGATGCGCACGGAGACCGGAGTGTCCATCGTGGCGGTGCTGCGCCGGGCCGAGGCGATTCCGTCTCCCGGGCCCGAATTCCGGCTGGCCGGCGGGGACATCCTCATCGTGATCGGCACCCGCGAGGGCGTGGAGGCTGCCGCCACGATCCTGGGACGGGACTGA
- the trxB gene encoding thioredoxin-disulfide reductase — protein sequence MTDDIRDVIIIGSGPAGYTAALYTARASLKPLVFEGAVTAGGALMTTTEVENFPGFADGIQGPDLMDNMRAQAERFGAELIPDDVTAVDLTGEIKTVTDSAGTVHRARAVIVTTGSQHRKLGLPNEDALSGRGVSYCATCDGFFFRDHEIAVIGGGDTALEEATFLSRFAKSVTIVHRRGTLRASKAMQERAFADPKIRFAWDSEVAEIHDDGGKLSGLTLRNAKTGETSQLPVTGLFVAIGHDPRTELFAGQLDTDDDNYLKVTAPSTRTNLPGVFAAGDVVDHTYRQAITAAGTGCSAALDAERYLAALVDGEHSAHAREPQLTTTDR from the coding sequence GTGACCGACGACATCCGTGACGTCATCATCATCGGCTCTGGCCCCGCCGGCTACACCGCAGCCCTCTACACCGCCCGCGCCAGCCTCAAGCCGCTGGTCTTCGAGGGAGCGGTGACCGCAGGCGGCGCGCTGATGACCACCACCGAGGTTGAGAACTTCCCCGGCTTCGCCGACGGCATCCAAGGCCCCGACCTCATGGACAACATGCGGGCCCAGGCCGAACGCTTCGGCGCCGAACTCATCCCGGACGACGTCACCGCCGTGGACCTGACCGGTGAGATCAAGACGGTCACCGACTCGGCGGGCACCGTCCACCGCGCCAGGGCCGTCATAGTCACCACCGGCTCCCAGCACCGTAAGCTCGGCCTGCCGAATGAGGACGCGCTCTCCGGCCGTGGCGTCTCGTACTGCGCCACCTGCGACGGATTCTTCTTCCGCGACCACGAGATCGCCGTGATCGGCGGCGGCGACACCGCTCTGGAAGAAGCCACCTTCCTCTCCCGCTTCGCCAAGTCCGTCACCATCGTCCACCGCCGTGGCACCCTGCGCGCATCCAAGGCAATGCAAGAGCGAGCCTTCGCCGACCCGAAGATCCGCTTCGCCTGGGACAGCGAGGTCGCCGAAATCCACGACGACGGCGGCAAGCTCTCCGGCCTGACCCTGCGCAACGCCAAGACCGGCGAGACCTCCCAACTGCCCGTGACGGGCCTGTTCGTCGCGATCGGCCACGACCCGCGCACCGAACTGTTCGCCGGTCAGCTCGATACCGACGACGACAACTACCTGAAGGTGACGGCGCCCTCGACCCGCACGAACCTCCCCGGTGTATTCGCCGCAGGCGACGTGGTGGACCACACCTACCGCCAGGCCATCACCGCCGCCGGCACTGGCTGCTCCGCCGCCCTCGACGCCGAGCGGTACCTGGCTGCCCTGGTTGACGGCGAGCACAGTGCACACGCACGCGAGCCGCAACTGACCACCACTGACCGGTAG